The following proteins come from a genomic window of Balearica regulorum gibbericeps isolate bBalReg1 chromosome 19, bBalReg1.pri, whole genome shotgun sequence:
- the AKAP10 gene encoding A-kinase anchor protein 10, mitochondrial isoform X4, with product MSFFRRKVKGKEQEKTTDVKAIKTPVPVHSPQRSTRNHALLEAAGPSHVAINAISANMDSFSSSRTAALKKQPSHMEAAHFGDLGRSCLNYQAQETKSSLSKTLEQVLQDNVALPYFIQFMELRRMEHLVKFWLEAESFHSTTWSRIRAHSLNTVKQSSLAEPVSPSKQQEIASSSPTGLLEERLEDSSTVRLLRTKPVASDKNNRTSNSQNHVLSGQESDNTGVLGLRKSETGTYSVPADQQESSKLTVSNRNSPSSALKDLSGKLMKSIERDAVSTFTKYISPDAAKPIPITEAMRNDIVAKICGEDGQVDPNCFVTAQSIVFNAMEQEHFSEFLRSHHFCKYQIEVLTSGTVYLADILFCESALFYFSEYMEKEEAVNVLQFWLAADNFQSQLAAKKGQYDGQEAQNDAMILYDKYFSLQATHPLGFDDSVRLEIESNICREGGPLPNCFTTPLRQAWTTMETVFLPGFLSSNLYYKYLNDLINSVRGDDFPGGNIALSIHGPGSSPDSDSIGGPDGSASQSNVKKANVKILKNFDEAIIVDAASLDPESLYQRTYAGKMTFGRVSDLGQFIRESEPEPDVKKSKGSMFSQAMKKWVQGNTDEAQEEMAWRIAKMIVNDVMQQAQCEQPSEKVTKL from the exons ATGTCCTTCTTCAGGCGGAAAG tgaaaggcaaagaacaagaaaagacCACAGATGTGAAAGCAATTAAAA CTCCAGTACCAGTACATTCCCCTCAAAGAAGCACTAGAAATCATGCCTTGCTGGAGGCTGCAGGACCAAGCCATGTGGCAATTAATGCCATCTCTGCCAACATGGACTCTTTTTCTAGCAGTCGGACAGCTGCCCTTAAGAAGCAGCCAAGTCACATGGAAGCTGCTCATTTTGGAGACTTAG GCAGATCGTGTCTGAATTATCAGGCCCAAGAGACCAAATCAAGCCTTTCAAAGACCCTTGAACAAGTTCTGCAGGATAATGTAGCCCTCCCTTATTTTATCCAGTTTATGGAACTGCGTAGAATGGAACACTTGGTTAAGTTTTGGTTAGAGGCTGAAAGCTTCCACTCCACAACATGGTCCCGTATAAGAGCACATAGCCTGAACACAGTTAAGCAGAGTTCGTTGGCAGAGCCAGTGTCACCCTCGAAACAGCAGGAAATTGCGTCGTCTTCTCCAACTGGATTGCTTGAGGAGAGACTGGAGGATTCTAGCACGGTCCGTCTGCTCAGGACCAAGCCAGTGGCTTCGGACAAGAACAACAGAACTAGCAACAGCCAGAACCACGTGCTCTCGGGTCAGGAGAGTGACAATACCGGTGTTCTTGGTCTAAGAAAATCTGAGACAGGGACCTATTCTGTTCCAGCTGATCAGCAAGAATCTTCCAAGCTTACAGTATCAAATAGAAACAGCCCCTCCTCTGCACTAAAAGACTTGTCAGGAAAACTCATGAAAA GTATAGAACGGGATGCAGTTAGTACTTTTACCAAATATATTTCTCCAGATGCTGCTAAACCAATACCTATTACAGAAGCAATGAGAAATGACATAGTCG CAAAGATTTGCGGGGAAGACGGACAAGTGGATCCTAACTGTTTTGTTACAGCACAGTCAATAGTGTTTAATGCAATGGAACAAGA GCACTTTAGTGAATTTTTGCGAAGTCATCATTTCTGTAAATATCAGATTGAGGTGCTGACTAGTGGGACTGTTTATCTGGCTGACATACTTTTCTGTGAATCAGCCCTGTTCTATTTCTCTGAG tacatggaaaaggaagaagcagttAACGTGTTGCAGTTCTGGTTGGCAGCAGATAACTTCCAGTCTCAACTTGCTGCCAAAAAAGGCCAGTATGATGGGCAAGAAGCACAGAATGATGCCATGATTTTATATGACAA GTACTTCTCCCTTCAAGCCACACATCCGCTTGGGTTTGATGACTCTGTCAGGTTAGAGATTGAATCCAACATCTGCAGGGAAGGTGGTCCTCTCCCAAACTGTTTCACTACTCCCTTACGGCAGGCGTGGACTACCATGGAGACG GTTTTTCTACCTGGTTTCTTGTCCAGCAACCTTTACTACAAATACTTGAATGATCTCATCAATTCAGTACGAGGAGATGACTTTCCAGGAGGAAATATTGCACTGAGTATTCATGGCCCCGGTAGCTCTCCTGATAGCGATTCTATAGGGGGCCCGGATGGCTCTGCCTCCCAG tcCAATGTCAAAAAGGCTAATgttaaaatcctgaaaaattttGATGAAGCAATAATTGTAGATGCTGCAAGTCTGGATCCAGAATCTTTATATCAACGAACATATGCAGG GAAGATGACATTTGGACGAGTCAGTGACTTGGGACAGTTTATTAGAGAATCTGAACCAGAGCCTGATGTCAAAAAATCAAAAg GGTCCATGTTTTCACAAGCAATGAAGAAATGGGTTCAAGGAAACACAGATGAG gCTCAAGAAGAGATGGCTTGGAGGATAGCAAAGATGATAGTCAATGACGTTATGCAGCAGGCGCAATGTGAACAGCCTTCGGAGAAGGTTACGAAG cTATGA
- the AKAP10 gene encoding A-kinase anchor protein 10, mitochondrial isoform X1, protein MSFFRRKGRGAAGGRPGAEGRLPASSPARLLGSGPAPLGTATGPREEARPPRSGLLAHDVKGKEQEKTTDVKAIKTPVPVHSPQRSTRNHALLEAAGPSHVAINAISANMDSFSSSRTAALKKQPSHMEAAHFGDLGRSCLNYQAQETKSSLSKTLEQVLQDNVALPYFIQFMELRRMEHLVKFWLEAESFHSTTWSRIRAHSLNTVKQSSLAEPVSPSKQQEIASSSPTGLLEERLEDSSTVRLLRTKPVASDKNNRTSNSQNHVLSGQESDNTGVLGLRKSETGTYSVPADQQESSKLTVSNRNSPSSALKDLSGKLMKSIERDAVSTFTKYISPDAAKPIPITEAMRNDIVAKICGEDGQVDPNCFVTAQSIVFNAMEQEHFSEFLRSHHFCKYQIEVLTSGTVYLADILFCESALFYFSEYMEKEEAVNVLQFWLAADNFQSQLAAKKGQYDGQEAQNDAMILYDKYFSLQATHPLGFDDSVRLEIESNICREGGPLPNCFTTPLRQAWTTMETVFLPGFLSSNLYYKYLNDLINSVRGDDFPGGNIALSIHGPGSSPDSDSIGGPDGSASQSNVKKANVKILKNFDEAIIVDAASLDPESLYQRTYAGKMTFGRVSDLGQFIRESEPEPDVKKSKGSMFSQAMKKWVQGNTDEAQEEMAWRIAKMIVNDVMQQAQCEQPSEKVTKL, encoded by the exons ATGTCCTTCTTCAGGCGGAAAGGtaggggggcggcgggcgggaggcCCGGGGCTGAGGGGCGGCTGCCGGCCTCGTCCCCCGCACGGCTACTGGGCTCCGGCCCTGCCCCTCTGGGGACGGCGACTGGGCCCCGAGAGGAAGCTCGGCCCCCGAGGAGCGGGCTCCTCGCACATGACG tgaaaggcaaagaacaagaaaagacCACAGATGTGAAAGCAATTAAAA CTCCAGTACCAGTACATTCCCCTCAAAGAAGCACTAGAAATCATGCCTTGCTGGAGGCTGCAGGACCAAGCCATGTGGCAATTAATGCCATCTCTGCCAACATGGACTCTTTTTCTAGCAGTCGGACAGCTGCCCTTAAGAAGCAGCCAAGTCACATGGAAGCTGCTCATTTTGGAGACTTAG GCAGATCGTGTCTGAATTATCAGGCCCAAGAGACCAAATCAAGCCTTTCAAAGACCCTTGAACAAGTTCTGCAGGATAATGTAGCCCTCCCTTATTTTATCCAGTTTATGGAACTGCGTAGAATGGAACACTTGGTTAAGTTTTGGTTAGAGGCTGAAAGCTTCCACTCCACAACATGGTCCCGTATAAGAGCACATAGCCTGAACACAGTTAAGCAGAGTTCGTTGGCAGAGCCAGTGTCACCCTCGAAACAGCAGGAAATTGCGTCGTCTTCTCCAACTGGATTGCTTGAGGAGAGACTGGAGGATTCTAGCACGGTCCGTCTGCTCAGGACCAAGCCAGTGGCTTCGGACAAGAACAACAGAACTAGCAACAGCCAGAACCACGTGCTCTCGGGTCAGGAGAGTGACAATACCGGTGTTCTTGGTCTAAGAAAATCTGAGACAGGGACCTATTCTGTTCCAGCTGATCAGCAAGAATCTTCCAAGCTTACAGTATCAAATAGAAACAGCCCCTCCTCTGCACTAAAAGACTTGTCAGGAAAACTCATGAAAA GTATAGAACGGGATGCAGTTAGTACTTTTACCAAATATATTTCTCCAGATGCTGCTAAACCAATACCTATTACAGAAGCAATGAGAAATGACATAGTCG CAAAGATTTGCGGGGAAGACGGACAAGTGGATCCTAACTGTTTTGTTACAGCACAGTCAATAGTGTTTAATGCAATGGAACAAGA GCACTTTAGTGAATTTTTGCGAAGTCATCATTTCTGTAAATATCAGATTGAGGTGCTGACTAGTGGGACTGTTTATCTGGCTGACATACTTTTCTGTGAATCAGCCCTGTTCTATTTCTCTGAG tacatggaaaaggaagaagcagttAACGTGTTGCAGTTCTGGTTGGCAGCAGATAACTTCCAGTCTCAACTTGCTGCCAAAAAAGGCCAGTATGATGGGCAAGAAGCACAGAATGATGCCATGATTTTATATGACAA GTACTTCTCCCTTCAAGCCACACATCCGCTTGGGTTTGATGACTCTGTCAGGTTAGAGATTGAATCCAACATCTGCAGGGAAGGTGGTCCTCTCCCAAACTGTTTCACTACTCCCTTACGGCAGGCGTGGACTACCATGGAGACG GTTTTTCTACCTGGTTTCTTGTCCAGCAACCTTTACTACAAATACTTGAATGATCTCATCAATTCAGTACGAGGAGATGACTTTCCAGGAGGAAATATTGCACTGAGTATTCATGGCCCCGGTAGCTCTCCTGATAGCGATTCTATAGGGGGCCCGGATGGCTCTGCCTCCCAG tcCAATGTCAAAAAGGCTAATgttaaaatcctgaaaaattttGATGAAGCAATAATTGTAGATGCTGCAAGTCTGGATCCAGAATCTTTATATCAACGAACATATGCAGG GAAGATGACATTTGGACGAGTCAGTGACTTGGGACAGTTTATTAGAGAATCTGAACCAGAGCCTGATGTCAAAAAATCAAAAg GGTCCATGTTTTCACAAGCAATGAAGAAATGGGTTCAAGGAAACACAGATGAG gCTCAAGAAGAGATGGCTTGGAGGATAGCAAAGATGATAGTCAATGACGTTATGCAGCAGGCGCAATGTGAACAGCCTTCGGAGAAGGTTACGAAG cTATGA
- the AKAP10 gene encoding A-kinase anchor protein 10, mitochondrial isoform X2 produces MSFFRRKGRGAAGGRPGAEGRLPASSPARLLGSGPAPLGTATGPREEARPPRSGLLAHDAPVPVHSPQRSTRNHALLEAAGPSHVAINAISANMDSFSSSRTAALKKQPSHMEAAHFGDLGRSCLNYQAQETKSSLSKTLEQVLQDNVALPYFIQFMELRRMEHLVKFWLEAESFHSTTWSRIRAHSLNTVKQSSLAEPVSPSKQQEIASSSPTGLLEERLEDSSTVRLLRTKPVASDKNNRTSNSQNHVLSGQESDNTGVLGLRKSETGTYSVPADQQESSKLTVSNRNSPSSALKDLSGKLMKSIERDAVSTFTKYISPDAAKPIPITEAMRNDIVAKICGEDGQVDPNCFVTAQSIVFNAMEQEHFSEFLRSHHFCKYQIEVLTSGTVYLADILFCESALFYFSEYMEKEEAVNVLQFWLAADNFQSQLAAKKGQYDGQEAQNDAMILYDKYFSLQATHPLGFDDSVRLEIESNICREGGPLPNCFTTPLRQAWTTMETVFLPGFLSSNLYYKYLNDLINSVRGDDFPGGNIALSIHGPGSSPDSDSIGGPDGSASQSNVKKANVKILKNFDEAIIVDAASLDPESLYQRTYAGKMTFGRVSDLGQFIRESEPEPDVKKSKGSMFSQAMKKWVQGNTDEAQEEMAWRIAKMIVNDVMQQAQCEQPSEKVTKL; encoded by the exons ATGTCCTTCTTCAGGCGGAAAGGtaggggggcggcgggcgggaggcCCGGGGCTGAGGGGCGGCTGCCGGCCTCGTCCCCCGCACGGCTACTGGGCTCCGGCCCTGCCCCTCTGGGGACGGCGACTGGGCCCCGAGAGGAAGCTCGGCCCCCGAGGAGCGGGCTCCTCGCACATGACG CTCCAGTACCAGTACATTCCCCTCAAAGAAGCACTAGAAATCATGCCTTGCTGGAGGCTGCAGGACCAAGCCATGTGGCAATTAATGCCATCTCTGCCAACATGGACTCTTTTTCTAGCAGTCGGACAGCTGCCCTTAAGAAGCAGCCAAGTCACATGGAAGCTGCTCATTTTGGAGACTTAG GCAGATCGTGTCTGAATTATCAGGCCCAAGAGACCAAATCAAGCCTTTCAAAGACCCTTGAACAAGTTCTGCAGGATAATGTAGCCCTCCCTTATTTTATCCAGTTTATGGAACTGCGTAGAATGGAACACTTGGTTAAGTTTTGGTTAGAGGCTGAAAGCTTCCACTCCACAACATGGTCCCGTATAAGAGCACATAGCCTGAACACAGTTAAGCAGAGTTCGTTGGCAGAGCCAGTGTCACCCTCGAAACAGCAGGAAATTGCGTCGTCTTCTCCAACTGGATTGCTTGAGGAGAGACTGGAGGATTCTAGCACGGTCCGTCTGCTCAGGACCAAGCCAGTGGCTTCGGACAAGAACAACAGAACTAGCAACAGCCAGAACCACGTGCTCTCGGGTCAGGAGAGTGACAATACCGGTGTTCTTGGTCTAAGAAAATCTGAGACAGGGACCTATTCTGTTCCAGCTGATCAGCAAGAATCTTCCAAGCTTACAGTATCAAATAGAAACAGCCCCTCCTCTGCACTAAAAGACTTGTCAGGAAAACTCATGAAAA GTATAGAACGGGATGCAGTTAGTACTTTTACCAAATATATTTCTCCAGATGCTGCTAAACCAATACCTATTACAGAAGCAATGAGAAATGACATAGTCG CAAAGATTTGCGGGGAAGACGGACAAGTGGATCCTAACTGTTTTGTTACAGCACAGTCAATAGTGTTTAATGCAATGGAACAAGA GCACTTTAGTGAATTTTTGCGAAGTCATCATTTCTGTAAATATCAGATTGAGGTGCTGACTAGTGGGACTGTTTATCTGGCTGACATACTTTTCTGTGAATCAGCCCTGTTCTATTTCTCTGAG tacatggaaaaggaagaagcagttAACGTGTTGCAGTTCTGGTTGGCAGCAGATAACTTCCAGTCTCAACTTGCTGCCAAAAAAGGCCAGTATGATGGGCAAGAAGCACAGAATGATGCCATGATTTTATATGACAA GTACTTCTCCCTTCAAGCCACACATCCGCTTGGGTTTGATGACTCTGTCAGGTTAGAGATTGAATCCAACATCTGCAGGGAAGGTGGTCCTCTCCCAAACTGTTTCACTACTCCCTTACGGCAGGCGTGGACTACCATGGAGACG GTTTTTCTACCTGGTTTCTTGTCCAGCAACCTTTACTACAAATACTTGAATGATCTCATCAATTCAGTACGAGGAGATGACTTTCCAGGAGGAAATATTGCACTGAGTATTCATGGCCCCGGTAGCTCTCCTGATAGCGATTCTATAGGGGGCCCGGATGGCTCTGCCTCCCAG tcCAATGTCAAAAAGGCTAATgttaaaatcctgaaaaattttGATGAAGCAATAATTGTAGATGCTGCAAGTCTGGATCCAGAATCTTTATATCAACGAACATATGCAGG GAAGATGACATTTGGACGAGTCAGTGACTTGGGACAGTTTATTAGAGAATCTGAACCAGAGCCTGATGTCAAAAAATCAAAAg GGTCCATGTTTTCACAAGCAATGAAGAAATGGGTTCAAGGAAACACAGATGAG gCTCAAGAAGAGATGGCTTGGAGGATAGCAAAGATGATAGTCAATGACGTTATGCAGCAGGCGCAATGTGAACAGCCTTCGGAGAAGGTTACGAAG cTATGA
- the AKAP10 gene encoding A-kinase anchor protein 10, mitochondrial isoform X3 encodes MIKLCRLDTCGPKPLKGKEQEKTTDVKAIKTPVPVHSPQRSTRNHALLEAAGPSHVAINAISANMDSFSSSRTAALKKQPSHMEAAHFGDLGRSCLNYQAQETKSSLSKTLEQVLQDNVALPYFIQFMELRRMEHLVKFWLEAESFHSTTWSRIRAHSLNTVKQSSLAEPVSPSKQQEIASSSPTGLLEERLEDSSTVRLLRTKPVASDKNNRTSNSQNHVLSGQESDNTGVLGLRKSETGTYSVPADQQESSKLTVSNRNSPSSALKDLSGKLMKSIERDAVSTFTKYISPDAAKPIPITEAMRNDIVAKICGEDGQVDPNCFVTAQSIVFNAMEQEHFSEFLRSHHFCKYQIEVLTSGTVYLADILFCESALFYFSEYMEKEEAVNVLQFWLAADNFQSQLAAKKGQYDGQEAQNDAMILYDKYFSLQATHPLGFDDSVRLEIESNICREGGPLPNCFTTPLRQAWTTMETVFLPGFLSSNLYYKYLNDLINSVRGDDFPGGNIALSIHGPGSSPDSDSIGGPDGSASQSNVKKANVKILKNFDEAIIVDAASLDPESLYQRTYAGKMTFGRVSDLGQFIRESEPEPDVKKSKGSMFSQAMKKWVQGNTDEAQEEMAWRIAKMIVNDVMQQAQCEQPSEKVTKL; translated from the exons ATGATAAAACTCTGTAGACTAGACACATGTGGTCCAAAACCAT tgaaaggcaaagaacaagaaaagacCACAGATGTGAAAGCAATTAAAA CTCCAGTACCAGTACATTCCCCTCAAAGAAGCACTAGAAATCATGCCTTGCTGGAGGCTGCAGGACCAAGCCATGTGGCAATTAATGCCATCTCTGCCAACATGGACTCTTTTTCTAGCAGTCGGACAGCTGCCCTTAAGAAGCAGCCAAGTCACATGGAAGCTGCTCATTTTGGAGACTTAG GCAGATCGTGTCTGAATTATCAGGCCCAAGAGACCAAATCAAGCCTTTCAAAGACCCTTGAACAAGTTCTGCAGGATAATGTAGCCCTCCCTTATTTTATCCAGTTTATGGAACTGCGTAGAATGGAACACTTGGTTAAGTTTTGGTTAGAGGCTGAAAGCTTCCACTCCACAACATGGTCCCGTATAAGAGCACATAGCCTGAACACAGTTAAGCAGAGTTCGTTGGCAGAGCCAGTGTCACCCTCGAAACAGCAGGAAATTGCGTCGTCTTCTCCAACTGGATTGCTTGAGGAGAGACTGGAGGATTCTAGCACGGTCCGTCTGCTCAGGACCAAGCCAGTGGCTTCGGACAAGAACAACAGAACTAGCAACAGCCAGAACCACGTGCTCTCGGGTCAGGAGAGTGACAATACCGGTGTTCTTGGTCTAAGAAAATCTGAGACAGGGACCTATTCTGTTCCAGCTGATCAGCAAGAATCTTCCAAGCTTACAGTATCAAATAGAAACAGCCCCTCCTCTGCACTAAAAGACTTGTCAGGAAAACTCATGAAAA GTATAGAACGGGATGCAGTTAGTACTTTTACCAAATATATTTCTCCAGATGCTGCTAAACCAATACCTATTACAGAAGCAATGAGAAATGACATAGTCG CAAAGATTTGCGGGGAAGACGGACAAGTGGATCCTAACTGTTTTGTTACAGCACAGTCAATAGTGTTTAATGCAATGGAACAAGA GCACTTTAGTGAATTTTTGCGAAGTCATCATTTCTGTAAATATCAGATTGAGGTGCTGACTAGTGGGACTGTTTATCTGGCTGACATACTTTTCTGTGAATCAGCCCTGTTCTATTTCTCTGAG tacatggaaaaggaagaagcagttAACGTGTTGCAGTTCTGGTTGGCAGCAGATAACTTCCAGTCTCAACTTGCTGCCAAAAAAGGCCAGTATGATGGGCAAGAAGCACAGAATGATGCCATGATTTTATATGACAA GTACTTCTCCCTTCAAGCCACACATCCGCTTGGGTTTGATGACTCTGTCAGGTTAGAGATTGAATCCAACATCTGCAGGGAAGGTGGTCCTCTCCCAAACTGTTTCACTACTCCCTTACGGCAGGCGTGGACTACCATGGAGACG GTTTTTCTACCTGGTTTCTTGTCCAGCAACCTTTACTACAAATACTTGAATGATCTCATCAATTCAGTACGAGGAGATGACTTTCCAGGAGGAAATATTGCACTGAGTATTCATGGCCCCGGTAGCTCTCCTGATAGCGATTCTATAGGGGGCCCGGATGGCTCTGCCTCCCAG tcCAATGTCAAAAAGGCTAATgttaaaatcctgaaaaattttGATGAAGCAATAATTGTAGATGCTGCAAGTCTGGATCCAGAATCTTTATATCAACGAACATATGCAGG GAAGATGACATTTGGACGAGTCAGTGACTTGGGACAGTTTATTAGAGAATCTGAACCAGAGCCTGATGTCAAAAAATCAAAAg GGTCCATGTTTTCACAAGCAATGAAGAAATGGGTTCAAGGAAACACAGATGAG gCTCAAGAAGAGATGGCTTGGAGGATAGCAAAGATGATAGTCAATGACGTTATGCAGCAGGCGCAATGTGAACAGCCTTCGGAGAAGGTTACGAAG cTATGA